Proteins from a genomic interval of Rosa chinensis cultivar Old Blush chromosome 2, RchiOBHm-V2, whole genome shotgun sequence:
- the LOC112186583 gene encoding clavaminate synthase-like protein At3g21360 has protein sequence MAGTLVQTQIPQQKLYDGVQFPAVVSPSPAVPFTLSALTQTIGAQRPYLEAQLRQAGAVLLRDFPFNSASDFNDVVEAFGFEELPYVGGAAPRTNVVGRVFTANESPPDQKIPFHHEMAQVPEFPSKLFFFCEVEPGSGGETPIVLSHIVYERMKEKYPEFVEKLEEHGLLYTRVLGEGDDPSSPIGRGWKSTFLTKDKNIAEQRAAKLGMKLEWLEDGVKSIMGPIPAVKYDSTRQRKIWFNSMVAAYTGWEDARNDPVKAVTFGNGNPLPADVIYDCLKILEEESVAIPWQKGDVLLLDNLAVLHSRKSFTPPRRVLASLCK, from the exons ATGGCAGGAACTCTGGTGCAAACTCAAATCCCACAGCAAAAGCTCTACGACGGAGTTCAGTTCCCGGCGGTTGTATCTCCGAGCCCTGCGGTTCCCTTCACTCTCTCTGCTTTGACCCAAACCATCGGAGCCCAAAGACCGTACCTTGAGGCCCAGCTCCGGCAAGCCGGGGCTGTACTCCTCAGGGACTTTCCCTTCAATTCAGCCTCCGACTTCAACGACGTCGTTGAGGCCTTCGGCTTCGAGGAGCTTCCCTATGTTGGCGGAGCCGCCCCTCGGACCAACGTCGTGGGTCGGGTTTTTACCGCCAATGAGTCCCCGCCCGACCAGAAGATTCCGTTTCACCACGAAATGGCTCAG GTGCCAGAGTTTCCCTCCAAGTTGTTCTTTTTCTGTGAAGTGGAGCCTGGAAGTGGGGGAGAAACTCCCATTGTTCTGAGTCACATTGTGTATGAGAGGATGAAAGAGAAGTACCCGGAATTTGTCGAAAAATTGGAAGAACATGGATTGTTATATACTCGGGTTTTAGGCGAAGGCGATGACCCTTCTTCTCCGATTGGCCGTGGCTGGAAGTCTACATTCTTGACCAAAGATAAGAACATAGCTGAGCAGAG GGCTGCTAAGCTTGGCATGAAGTTGGAATGGTTGGAAGATGGAGTGAAATCAATAATGGGGCCAATCCCGGCCGTCAAATACGACAGCACAAGGCAGCGTAAGATTTGGTTCAACAGCATGGTAGCTGCATACACAGGCTGGGAAGATGCAAGGAATGATCCTGTAAAGGCTGTTACCTTTGGCAATGGCAACCCATTGCCGGCGGATGTCATCTACGACTGCTTGAAGATTCTTGAGGAGGAAAGTGTTGCCATTCCTTGGCAGAAGGGTGATGTTTTGCTGTTGGATAATTTGGCTGTCCTTCACTCTAGGAAATCGTTCACTCCACCTCGCAGGGTGCTGGCTTCACTTTGCAAGTAG
- the LOC112189401 gene encoding uncharacterized protein LOC112189401 encodes MRNEEKSRPVRKALRDVSNSHGGGRPSIFSTTAKKKDKELQRPRVEQEERKEEDQNDVVLDRLLLVQSDLSALINQIDQLVVEAFKCKAGASKEVESFTHFLSEMHSSLKPWVPRFQKALCAPAETVVVSEVESGEIKSPEVEGKGTESLEESDSESLISPSPLVSWRADCTIQRGRQLFMLTPLPISKSLSSKPPMPSKPMVFERVTSNTTDGRQFFGTTSGDANDDLPEFVAIELIPSKPSDSVTTETGGVVESGFVSTPVSKIGGSMVLNLMTPCLKSPPKSCVLLEPISEKGHHRVCNRKSTPYPAGIRYSGDSSSSETSDDMDASPDWCMSPPKTCVLLEPRDEKSSDEVGHLQDTQLNGPLLKDNEGVGGIHQIKTEPVGGGRCAIESTPIWKQAGSVVVHKGKHPGENTLKRELWIKFEAASTNELSIDDSVTQKRLLDLLDEAS; translated from the exons atgaggaACGAAGAGAAATCGAGGCCGGTGAGGAAGGCGTTGAGGGACGTGTCGAATAGCCACGGCGGCGGAAGACCCTCGATATTCTCAACCACGGCGAAGAAGAAAGACAAGGAATTGCAGAGGCCGAGGGTCGAACAAGAAGAACGCAAAGAAGAGGACCAAAACGATGTCGTTTTGGATCGCCTCTTGCTTGTTCAGTCCGATCTATCAGCCCTAATTAATCAG ATTGATCAGCTAGTTGTGGAAGCGTTTAAATGTAAAGCAGGAGCAAGCAAAGAAGTTGAATCCTTCACACATTTCTTATCCGAAATGCATTCGTCGTTGAAG CCATGGGTGCCCAGATTTCAGAAGGCACTTTGTGCTCCGGCAGAAACGGTAGTTGTGAGTGAAGTTGAGAGTGGTGAGATTAAGAGTCCTGAAGTTGAGGGGAAAGGGACTGAGAGCCTGGAAGAGTCTGATTCAGAGTCGTTGATCTCGCCTTCTCCCCTTGTTTCGTGGCGTGCTGACTGCACTATCCAGAGAGGAAGACAGTTGTTTATGCTTACGCCGCTTCCCATATCAAAGTCTCTGTCATCCAAACCCCCAATGCCTTCCAAACCTATGGTGTTTGAGAGGGTTACATCTAATACTACAGATGGGCGACAGTTTTTTGGTACTACTAGTGGTGATGCAAATGATGATTTGCCTGAATTTGTAGCGATAGAGCTGATTCCCTCTAAGCCTTCTGATTCAGTTACTACTGAGACAGGAGGAGTTGTTGAGTCTGGCTTTGTTTCTACACCAGTGTCGAAAATTGGGGGCTCCATGGTTCTGAATTTGATGACTCCATGCTTAAAGTCTCCTCCTAAATCTTGTGTCCTGCTTGAACCCATTTCGGAAAAGGGACATCACCGGGTTTGTAATCGTAAATCTACCCCATATCCTGCTGGAATCAGATATTCTGGTGATTCCTCTAGCAGTGAAACTTCTGACGACATGGATGCCTCACCAGATTGGTGTATGTCACCACCTAAAACTTGTGTTTTACTGGAGCCACGTGATGAAAAGTCTTCAGATGAAGTAGGTCATCTTCAAGATACACAACTGAATGGGCCTCTTTTAAAAGATAATGAGGGTGTAGGAGGCATTCATCAAATCAAGACAG AGCCTGTGGGTGGTGGCAGATGTGCCATAGAAAGCACACCAATCTGGAAACAAGCTGGAAGTGTAGTAGTTCACAAAGGCAAACATCCTGGTGAGAATACTTTAAAGAGGGAGTTGTGGATTAAGTTTGAAGCAGCTTCTACAAATGAGCTCAGTATTGATGACTCTGTAACTCAAAAAAGACTTCTTGACCTATTGGATGAGGCTTCATGA